In Pseudomonas alcaliphila JAB1, a single window of DNA contains:
- a CDS encoding Na/Pi cotransporter family protein → MLTLLHLLSAIALLVWGTHIVRTGILRVFGSQLRKVLSHNIGRRPLAFVAGIGVTALVQSSNATALLVTSFVAQGLMALAPGLAIMLGADVGTALMARVLTLNLSWLSPLLIFLGVIFFLSRRQTRAGQLGRVAIGLGLMLLALELIVAAATPITEARGIRVLFASLTGDLLLDALVGALFALLTYSSLAAVLLTATLAGAGLISLPVAIGLVIGANIGSGLLAFLTSSLQNPAGRRVALGSLIYKLIGLLLVLPVLQPLADWLDSLNWRPAELVIFFHLLYNGLRALLMLPTVGWMARFCNWLMPDRADDSGIARPRHLDPTALATPSLALANAVRETLRIGDLIEAMLGHLLPVLEHNQPATSKELRLLNDDVASLCRAVKLYLAQIPREAMSEHESRRWAEVLELAVNLEQAGELIERMLGKIQNEKTAQRRAFSDKGLEELTSLHGQLMANLRLGLNVFLSADHASASQLLREKRRFRAQERRLAHAHIGRLQRQVLQSIETSSLHLELIADMKRLNSLFCSSAYVVLEGQETGALRLEGGE, encoded by the coding sequence ATGCTGACCCTGCTGCATTTGCTGTCAGCCATTGCCTTGTTGGTCTGGGGCACACACATCGTACGTACCGGCATCCTGCGCGTGTTCGGCTCGCAGTTGCGCAAGGTGCTCAGCCACAATATCGGCCGCCGGCCGCTGGCGTTCGTCGCCGGCATCGGCGTCACGGCGCTGGTGCAGAGCAGCAACGCCACGGCTTTGCTGGTCACCTCCTTCGTCGCCCAGGGCTTGATGGCGTTGGCGCCGGGCCTGGCGATCATGCTCGGTGCCGACGTCGGCACGGCGCTCATGGCCCGCGTGCTGACGCTCAATCTCAGTTGGCTGAGCCCGCTGCTGATCTTTCTCGGGGTGATCTTCTTTCTCTCGCGGCGGCAGACCCGTGCGGGCCAACTCGGCCGGGTGGCCATCGGCCTGGGCCTGATGCTGCTGGCGCTGGAGCTGATCGTCGCCGCCGCCACGCCGATCACCGAAGCGCGCGGGATTCGCGTGCTGTTCGCGTCATTGACCGGCGACCTGCTGCTCGACGCGCTGGTCGGTGCGTTGTTCGCCCTGCTCACCTATTCCAGCCTGGCTGCCGTGCTGCTCACCGCCACCCTGGCCGGTGCCGGGCTGATCAGCCTGCCGGTGGCAATCGGCCTGGTGATCGGTGCCAACATCGGCAGCGGTCTGCTGGCCTTTCTCACCAGCAGCCTGCAGAACCCGGCCGGACGTCGCGTGGCGCTGGGCAGCCTGATCTACAAGCTGATCGGACTGTTGCTGGTGCTGCCAGTGCTGCAGCCATTGGCCGACTGGCTGGACAGCCTGAACTGGCGTCCTGCGGAGCTGGTGATCTTCTTCCACCTGCTCTACAACGGTTTGCGCGCCCTGCTGATGCTACCCACCGTCGGCTGGATGGCGCGCTTCTGCAACTGGCTGATGCCGGACCGTGCCGATGACAGCGGCATCGCTCGCCCGCGCCACCTCGACCCCACGGCCCTGGCCACGCCGAGCCTGGCACTGGCCAATGCGGTGCGTGAAACACTGCGCATCGGCGACCTGATCGAGGCCATGCTCGGCCACCTGCTGCCGGTGCTGGAACACAACCAGCCGGCGACGAGCAAGGAGCTGCGCCTGCTCAATGACGACGTCGCCAGCCTGTGCCGGGCGGTCAAGCTGTACCTGGCGCAGATCCCGCGCGAGGCGATGAGCGAACACGAGAGCCGGCGCTGGGCCGAGGTGCTCGAGCTGGCGGTGAACCTGGAGCAGGCCGGCGAGCTGATCGAACGCATGCTCGGCAAGATCCAGAACGAGAAGACCGCGCAGCGCCGCGCCTTCTCCGACAAGGGCCTGGAGGAGCTGACCAGCCTGCACGGACAGCTGATGGCCAACCTGCGCCTGGGCCTGAACGTGTTCCTCAGCGCCGATCACGCCAGCGCCAGCCAGTTGCTGCGCGAGAAGCGCCGCTTCCGCGCGCAGGAGCGGCGCCTGGCGCACGCGCATATCGGCCGCCTGCAGCGCCAGGTGCTGCAGAGCATCGAGACCAGCTCATTGCATCTGGAGCTGATCGCCGACATGAAGCGCCTCAACTCGCTGTTCTGCTCCAGCGCCTATGTGGTGCTGGAGGGCCAGGAGACCGGCGCGCTCAGGCTCGAGGGTGGCGAGTGA
- a CDS encoding PilT/PilU family type 4a pilus ATPase, producing the protein MNDTNANDQPDVFPYLQLIHQHGGSDLFFSVGAPPHMKVEGHSQPVGQHILKAGEVQQLAYQLMTQKQIAEFERDLEMNLAVSLQGAGRYRVNLYYQRGEVAMVVRLIKSQIPSFEALGLPKMLEKLAMQDRGLILVTGAAGSGKSTTLAAMLDFRNRHKSGHIVCIEDPIEFLHSHQRSIIDQREVGLDTHSFDDALRNVLREAPDVIMLGEIRDAATMQHALHYAETGHLCVATLHATSSSHAIERIARFFPDEARKQVLADVAHNLLAVIGQRLVPGIAQKRVVAVELMLGTPYIRDLIQRDELEELREATARAAEQGLQTFDQHLFALLEAGRISLAEALKFADSRTDLSLKFKLERGFSADDAELKVLRDG; encoded by the coding sequence ATGAATGACACCAACGCCAACGATCAGCCTGACGTTTTCCCCTATCTGCAGCTGATCCACCAGCACGGCGGCTCGGACCTGTTCTTCAGCGTCGGCGCACCGCCGCACATGAAAGTGGAAGGACACAGCCAGCCGGTGGGCCAGCACATCTTGAAGGCCGGCGAAGTGCAACAGCTGGCCTATCAACTGATGACGCAGAAGCAGATCGCCGAGTTCGAGCGCGATCTGGAGATGAATCTGGCGGTCAGCCTGCAGGGCGCCGGACGTTATCGGGTCAACCTCTATTACCAGCGCGGCGAAGTGGCCATGGTGGTGCGCCTGATCAAGAGCCAGATTCCCAGCTTCGAGGCGCTCGGCCTGCCAAAAATGCTGGAAAAGCTGGCCATGCAGGATCGCGGGCTGATCCTGGTCACCGGCGCAGCCGGTTCGGGCAAGTCCACCACCCTGGCGGCGATGCTGGATTTCCGCAATCGCCACAAGAGCGGGCATATCGTCTGCATCGAAGACCCCATCGAATTTCTCCACAGCCACCAGCGCTCGATCATCGACCAGCGGGAAGTCGGCCTCGATACCCACAGCTTCGACGACGCCCTGCGCAACGTGCTGCGCGAGGCGCCGGACGTGATCATGCTCGGCGAGATCCGCGACGCCGCGACCATGCAGCACGCGCTGCATTACGCCGAAACCGGCCACCTGTGCGTGGCCACGCTGCATGCCACCAGCAGCAGCCACGCCATCGAGCGTATCGCCCGCTTCTTTCCCGACGAAGCCCGCAAGCAGGTGCTGGCCGACGTGGCGCACAACCTGCTCGCGGTGATCGGCCAGCGCCTGGTACCGGGCATCGCGCAAAAACGCGTGGTAGCGGTGGAGCTGATGCTGGGCACGCCCTACATCCGCGACCTGATCCAGCGCGATGAGTTGGAGGAGTTGCGCGAAGCCACGGCACGAGCGGCCGAACAAGGTCTGCAAACCTTTGACCAGCACCTGTTCGCCCTGCTCGAAGCCGGCCGTATCAGCCTGGCCGAAGCGCTCAAGTTCGCCGACTCGCGGACCGACCTCAGCCTCAAGTTCAAGCTCGAGCGCGGCTTCTCCGCCGACGACGCCGAACTCAAGGTACTGCGCGACGGTTGA
- a CDS encoding TRAP transporter permease, with protein MHDKQLSTEELIAQDVGARTPVGPMAQVITGLALLWSLFQLWIASPLPFIFGVGVLNDTQTRAIHLAFALLLAFLAYPAFKRSPRDRVPLLDIALGLVAAASAAYLFIFYQQLALRPGSLTTGDLVTACIGIPLLLEATRRALGPPLAIIALVFLVYSLAGPYMPGILAHRGVSFNALANHQWITTEGVFGIALGVSTSFVFLFVLFGALLERAGAGHYFIQLAFSLLGHFRGGPAKAAVLASGLTGMISGSSIANVVTTGTFTIPMMKRTGFSSEKAGAVEVASSVNGQIMPPVMGAAAFLMVEYIGMPYVEIIKHAFLPAAISYIALLYIVHLEALKLGLQPIGGHQPKPWLRRLTGFAFGAALISGLSLAVYYGLGWLKPALGEYALPVIGVLLAVVYLALLKVAASVPVLPPEDPNAPLEELPQTRAVLLSGLHFLLPVVVLVWCLMIERLSPGLSAFWGSVMLIIILLTQRPLLSWMRRDGSHDHGTFIDGVIDLREGLIAGARNMIGIGIATAAAGIIVGAVSQTGVGLVLADLVELLSMGNLLLMLILVAVFSLILGMGLPTTANYIVVSSLLAPVVVALGQQNGLIVPLIAVHLFVFYFGIMADVTPPVGLASFAAAAVSKGDPIKTGIVAFFYSLRTAALPFLFIFNTDLLLIDVDFWNGVIIFIVATIAMLIFAAGTQGFFLVRSRLYESVLLLLVAFTLFRPGFWMDMLHDPYQEVPPAELVQALDGVEDGSSLRLRILGENAVGDPREFTVLLPVPDGASGQARLEKLGLNLYEEGDKVLVDSVTFGSLAADAGLEFDQQILSVRAPTDRWMKELMWIPGFLLFGLVVLLQRRRKLAQTA; from the coding sequence ATGCATGACAAGCAACTTTCCACCGAGGAACTGATCGCCCAGGATGTCGGCGCGCGTACGCCCGTCGGCCCGATGGCCCAGGTGATCACCGGCCTGGCCTTGCTCTGGTCGCTGTTCCAGTTGTGGATCGCCTCGCCACTGCCGTTCATCTTCGGTGTTGGCGTGCTCAACGATACCCAGACCCGTGCCATTCACCTGGCATTCGCCCTGCTGCTGGCGTTTCTCGCCTACCCGGCGTTCAAACGCTCGCCGCGTGATCGCGTGCCGCTGCTGGATATCGCTCTAGGGCTGGTCGCCGCGGCCAGTGCTGCCTATCTGTTCATTTTCTATCAGCAGTTGGCCCTGCGCCCCGGCAGCCTGACCACAGGTGACCTGGTTACGGCCTGCATCGGTATCCCCCTGCTGCTGGAAGCCACGCGCCGCGCGCTCGGCCCACCCCTGGCCATCATCGCCCTGGTCTTTCTCGTCTACAGTCTGGCCGGCCCCTATATGCCGGGGATATTGGCGCACCGCGGAGTCAGCTTCAACGCGTTGGCCAACCACCAGTGGATCACCACCGAAGGCGTGTTCGGCATCGCTCTGGGTGTATCCACCAGCTTCGTGTTCCTCTTCGTGTTGTTCGGCGCATTGCTCGAGCGCGCCGGTGCCGGCCATTACTTCATCCAGCTGGCGTTCAGCCTGCTCGGCCACTTCCGTGGTGGCCCGGCCAAGGCGGCGGTGCTGGCTTCCGGCCTGACCGGGATGATTTCCGGCTCGTCGATCGCCAACGTGGTGACCACCGGTACCTTCACTATTCCGATGATGAAACGCACCGGCTTCTCTTCGGAGAAGGCTGGTGCGGTGGAGGTGGCCTCCTCGGTCAACGGCCAGATCATGCCGCCGGTGATGGGGGCTGCAGCCTTCCTGATGGTCGAGTACATCGGCATGCCCTATGTCGAGATCATCAAGCACGCCTTCCTGCCTGCCGCGATTTCCTACATCGCGCTGCTCTACATCGTCCATCTTGAGGCGCTCAAGCTCGGTCTGCAGCCCATTGGCGGTCATCAGCCCAAGCCCTGGCTGCGTCGCCTGACCGGTTTCGCCTTCGGTGCAGCGCTGATCAGTGGCCTGTCGCTGGCGGTCTACTACGGCCTGGGTTGGCTCAAGCCGGCGCTCGGTGAATATGCCCTGCCGGTGATCGGTGTTCTGCTCGCGGTGGTCTACCTGGCGCTGCTGAAAGTCGCCGCCAGCGTGCCGGTACTGCCGCCGGAAGACCCCAACGCGCCGCTGGAAGAGCTGCCGCAGACCCGCGCGGTGCTGCTGTCCGGCCTGCACTTCCTGCTGCCGGTGGTGGTGCTGGTCTGGTGCCTGATGATCGAGCGCCTGTCTCCCGGTCTGTCGGCCTTCTGGGGCAGCGTGATGCTGATCATCATCCTGCTCACCCAGCGCCCGCTGCTGAGCTGGATGCGCCGTGATGGCAGCCATGACCACGGCACCTTCATCGATGGCGTGATCGATCTGCGCGAAGGCCTGATCGCTGGCGCCCGCAACATGATCGGTATCGGTATCGCCACGGCGGCGGCGGGCATCATCGTCGGTGCGGTGTCGCAGACCGGCGTTGGCCTGGTGCTGGCCGACCTGGTCGAGCTGCTGTCGATGGGCAACCTGCTGCTGATGCTGATCCTGGTGGCAGTGTTCAGCCTGATCCTCGGTATGGGCTTGCCGACTACCGCCAACTACATCGTGGTGTCCAGCCTGCTGGCGCCGGTGGTGGTGGCGCTGGGGCAGCAGAACGGCTTGATCGTGCCGCTGATCGCGGTGCACCTGTTCGTCTTCTACTTCGGCATCATGGCCGACGTGACGCCACCGGTGGGGCTGGCCTCGTTCGCCGCGGCGGCGGTGTCCAAGGGCGATCCGATCAAGACCGGTATTGTGGCGTTCTTCTACAGCCTGCGTACCGCCGCTTTGCCGTTCCTGTTCATCTTCAACACCGACCTGCTGCTGATCGACGTCGACTTCTGGAACGGCGTGATTATCTTCATCGTGGCGACCATCGCCATGCTGATATTCGCCGCCGGCACCCAGGGTTTCTTCCTGGTGCGCAGCCGCCTGTACGAGAGCGTGTTGCTGCTGCTGGTGGCCTTCACGCTGTTCCGCCCCGGCTTCTGGATGGACATGCTGCACGACCCTTATCAGGAGGTGCCGCCGGCCGAGCTGGTGCAAGCGCTCGATGGGGTAGAGGACGGCAGCTCGCTGCGCCTGCGCATTCTCGGCGAGAACGCCGTGGGCGACCCGCGTGAGTTCACCGTGCTGCTGCCGGTGCCGGATGGCGCTTCGGGCCAGGCGCGCCTGGAGAAGCTCGGCCTGAACCTCTATGAGGAGGGCGACAAGGTGCTGGTGGACAGCGTCACCTTCGGCAGCCTGGCCGCTGATGCGGGTCTGGAGTTCGATCAGCAGATCCTCAGCGTGCGGGCACCGACCGACCGCTGGATGAAGGAGTTGATGTGGATTCCGGGCTTCCTGCTGTTCGGTCTCGTGGTACTGCTGCAGCGCCGTCGCAAGCTGGCGCAGACCGCATAG
- a CDS encoding AEC family transporter, whose amino-acid sequence MIVAGYWLRLREFPSEAFWPGAERLNYFILFPALLFSSLARAPLNNPALPRLALAVLLGLGIAWLALLLVRRLRGWPAGRFGAFTQGILRFNTYLGLAAVGSLFGQEGLTLAALMLALMVPTVNVLSVWSLTAERGVSARSLLLPIIKNPLILACVGGALFNLTGIGLPGGTDRLLSLLAAASLPLGLLCVGAALKPAQLGGEIPALTWNSALRLLAMPLLAWGVAWALALPAMESAVLVLFFALPTAPTAYVLTRQLGGDSQLMAGIITLQTLLAAGSLVAIMMLLA is encoded by the coding sequence GCGAGTTCCCCAGCGAGGCTTTCTGGCCGGGTGCCGAGCGCCTCAATTACTTCATTCTGTTCCCTGCCCTGCTGTTCTCCAGCCTGGCCCGTGCGCCGCTGAACAATCCGGCACTGCCGCGCCTGGCGCTGGCCGTGCTGCTCGGCCTGGGCATCGCCTGGCTGGCGCTGCTGCTGGTGCGGCGCCTGCGCGGCTGGCCCGCTGGACGTTTTGGCGCATTCACCCAAGGCATTCTGCGCTTCAACACTTACCTGGGCCTGGCTGCGGTCGGCAGCCTGTTCGGTCAGGAAGGCCTGACCCTCGCCGCGCTGATGCTGGCCCTGATGGTGCCGACGGTGAACGTGCTGTCGGTGTGGTCGCTGACCGCCGAACGTGGCGTCAGCGCGCGCAGCCTGCTGCTGCCGATCATCAAGAATCCGCTGATCCTCGCCTGTGTCGGCGGCGCGCTGTTCAACCTCACGGGCATCGGCCTGCCAGGCGGCACGGATCGCCTGCTCAGCCTGCTCGCTGCAGCCAGCCTGCCGCTGGGCCTGCTCTGCGTTGGCGCGGCGCTCAAGCCGGCACAGCTTGGCGGTGAAATCCCTGCACTGACCTGGAACAGTGCGCTGCGTCTGCTGGCGATGCCGCTGCTGGCCTGGGGCGTGGCCTGGGCGCTGGCCCTGCCGGCCATGGAGAGCGCCGTGCTGGTGCTGTTCTTCGCCCTGCCCACCGCACCGACCGCCTACGTGCTGACCCGCCAGCTCGGCGGCGATAGCCAGCTAATGGCCGGCATCATTACCCTGCAGACGCTGTTGGCGGCCGGCAGCCTGGTGGCGATCATGATGTTGTTGGCCTGA
- a CDS encoding TAXI family TRAP transporter solute-binding subunit, with product MKGKSLAWVLSAALAGTALSGMAQAEEKFVTIGTGGQTGVYYVAGQSICRFLNRGSAEHGIKCNAPASGGGVANVNGIRSGEFNFGIMQSDHQFKALNGAAPFEAEGAMSDIRAVFSLQSEVFTVLARRSANIASFDDLKGKRVNIGNPGSGQRDTLEEIMAVKGWDRSAFALAAELKPAEQASALGDNNIDAMTYFVGHPNGAIQEATTTTDAVLVPVTGAEIDKLLAEKTYYTKADIPGGLYKGNDQPTPSIGGKAVLSTSAKADPEVVYQLVKSVFDNIDRFKRLHPAFADLKEEDMIKVGLTAPLHEGAERYYKERGWL from the coding sequence ATGAAAGGCAAATCCTTGGCATGGGTCCTGTCCGCCGCACTCGCGGGCACTGCCCTGAGTGGTATGGCACAGGCTGAAGAGAAATTCGTCACCATCGGCACTGGCGGCCAGACCGGCGTCTATTACGTTGCCGGCCAGTCCATCTGCCGTTTCCTCAACCGTGGCTCGGCTGAGCACGGCATCAAGTGCAACGCGCCGGCCAGCGGCGGCGGTGTGGCCAACGTGAATGGCATTCGCAGCGGCGAATTCAACTTCGGCATCATGCAGTCCGACCACCAGTTCAAGGCCCTCAACGGCGCTGCGCCGTTCGAAGCCGAAGGTGCGATGAGCGATATCCGTGCGGTGTTCTCGCTGCAGAGTGAAGTGTTCACCGTCCTTGCCCGTCGTAGCGCCAATATCGCCAGCTTCGATGACCTCAAGGGCAAGCGCGTCAACATCGGCAACCCGGGTTCCGGTCAGCGTGACACCCTGGAAGAGATCATGGCTGTCAAAGGCTGGGATCGCTCTGCCTTCGCTCTGGCTGCCGAGCTGAAGCCGGCCGAACAGGCCAGCGCTCTGGGCGACAACAACATCGATGCCATGACCTACTTCGTCGGTCATCCGAATGGCGCGATCCAGGAAGCCACCACCACCACCGACGCCGTTCTGGTTCCGGTGACCGGCGCCGAGATCGACAAACTGCTGGCCGAGAAGACCTACTACACCAAGGCCGACATCCCTGGCGGTCTGTACAAGGGCAACGATCAGCCGACGCCGTCCATCGGTGGCAAGGCCGTGCTGTCCACCAGCGCCAAGGCCGATCCGGAAGTGGTCTACCAACTGGTCAAGTCCGTGTTCGACAACATCGACCGCTTCAAGCGTCTGCACCCGGCCTTCGCTGACCTGAAGGAAGAGGACATGATCAAGGTCGGTCTGACTGCCCCTCTGCATGAGGGTGCCGAGCGTTACTACAAAGAACGCGGCTGGCTGTAA
- a CDS encoding transporter substrate-binding domain-containing protein, which produces MVGLWGAALLSLLLCVSARAEVLHLATGDDYAPFTGKALPGQGMLTQVVRAALAEQGAAITLDWLPWNRGYLKAKRVEYDATFPYVRSAEREAEFLYSAPIYVAEPYIFSRAGDHIELDDLPTMIGRRLCYPLGWQPPAAIQQMVEQGVLRRHSPLGLQECARLLLLERDDLFIADRNLGDSALHSAGADLAQFHRSRVPFQSSTLHFIVSRQHPRATELIERFNRGLEALKARGEYQRLIESYVE; this is translated from the coding sequence ATGGTGGGATTATGGGGGGCGGCTCTGCTGAGTCTGCTGTTGTGCGTCTCGGCGCGAGCGGAGGTGCTGCACCTGGCTACGGGCGATGACTATGCGCCGTTCACTGGCAAGGCATTACCTGGTCAGGGCATGCTCACCCAGGTGGTGCGGGCGGCGCTGGCTGAGCAGGGGGCGGCAATCACGCTCGACTGGCTGCCCTGGAACCGCGGTTACCTGAAAGCCAAGCGCGTTGAGTACGACGCCACCTTTCCCTACGTCCGTTCTGCCGAGCGCGAGGCGGAGTTTCTCTACTCGGCGCCCATTTATGTGGCCGAACCATACATCTTCAGCCGGGCCGGTGATCACATCGAGCTCGACGATCTGCCCACCATGATCGGCCGGCGACTCTGCTATCCGCTGGGCTGGCAGCCGCCGGCGGCGATCCAGCAAATGGTCGAGCAGGGCGTACTGCGCCGTCATTCTCCACTGGGTCTGCAGGAATGCGCACGGCTGCTGCTGCTCGAACGTGACGACCTGTTCATTGCCGACCGTAACCTGGGGGACAGTGCTTTGCACAGCGCTGGCGCTGATCTGGCGCAGTTTCACCGGTCACGGGTGCCGTTTCAGAGCAGTACGCTGCACTTCATCGTCTCGCGGCAGCATCCGCGTGCTACCGAGTTGATCGAGCGCTTCAATCGCGGGCTCGAGGCGCTCAAGGCACGCGGTGAATATCAGCGGCTGATCGAGAGCTACGTGGAGTAG
- a CDS encoding uracil permease, translating to MSTPRVHYPWYKKEDTDAFFALFQNNIANFVIIAISMLGMGFPAEIVFGQVLPGAAVAVMAGNFYYAWTAARLARRENRADVTALSYGISTPVMFVFLFGVLLPAKNLTGDAELAWKVAVAACFISGLIEAVISLIGNWVQRHLPRAAMLGAVAGVALTFIAGEMLFKTLEIPVIGLLVLAITIVGLVARVSMPFRLPASLFAIVVGTALAYLIGAADSGKFSDAFTHLGFYPLLPNLAWYEGLGLLFTSLLALMTVILPITLYNAIETMNNVEAMSAAGDSYSVRECQAVDGLGTSLGALFGGVFPTTVYIATVGSKWMGAGRGYSLLNGAVYGLATMFGLIAFIAALIPVSVVAPILVFVGMSMIATAFNSNHARYYPAVALAMLPYFANYLMTRFNRGAPEVVEGISSAIGALGQGAMFSAILLGAMCVAVIDRQFRQATVFALVAAGMAFVGLMHAPKLAWYAAPDFVHGYLLMALFFAWYAWRGVEPAAPERVSSAD from the coding sequence ATGTCGACGCCGCGCGTGCATTACCCCTGGTACAAGAAGGAAGACACCGACGCCTTCTTCGCCCTGTTCCAGAACAACATCGCCAACTTCGTGATCATCGCCATCAGCATGCTGGGCATGGGCTTCCCTGCCGAAATCGTGTTCGGCCAGGTACTGCCGGGGGCGGCGGTGGCGGTGATGGCCGGTAACTTCTACTACGCCTGGACTGCCGCGCGTCTGGCGCGCCGTGAGAACCGCGCCGACGTCACCGCGCTTTCCTACGGCATCAGCACGCCGGTGATGTTCGTCTTCCTGTTCGGCGTGCTGCTGCCGGCGAAGAACCTCACCGGCGATGCCGAGCTGGCCTGGAAGGTGGCGGTGGCCGCGTGCTTCATCAGTGGTCTGATCGAGGCGGTCATCAGCCTGATCGGCAACTGGGTACAGCGGCATCTGCCGCGTGCCGCCATGCTCGGTGCGGTGGCCGGCGTGGCGCTGACCTTCATCGCTGGCGAGATGCTATTCAAGACCCTGGAAATCCCGGTGATCGGCCTGCTGGTGCTGGCCATCACCATCGTCGGCCTAGTGGCGCGGGTGAGCATGCCGTTTCGCCTGCCGGCTTCGCTGTTCGCCATCGTCGTCGGTACGGCGCTGGCCTACCTGATCGGCGCCGCCGATAGCGGCAAGTTCAGCGATGCCTTCACCCACCTGGGTTTCTACCCGCTGCTGCCCAACCTGGCCTGGTACGAAGGCCTGGGCCTGCTGTTCACCAGCCTGCTGGCGCTGATGACGGTGATCCTGCCGATCACCCTGTACAACGCGATCGAGACCATGAACAACGTCGAGGCCATGAGCGCCGCCGGTGACAGCTACAGCGTGCGCGAGTGCCAAGCCGTGGACGGACTGGGCACCTCGCTCGGCGCGCTGTTCGGCGGTGTGTTCCCGACCACCGTGTACATCGCCACCGTGGGTTCGAAGTGGATGGGCGCCGGGCGTGGTTACAGTCTGCTCAATGGCGCGGTGTACGGCCTGGCGACCATGTTCGGCCTGATCGCCTTCATCGCCGCGCTGATTCCGGTATCGGTGGTGGCGCCGATCCTGGTATTCGTCGGCATGTCGATGATCGCCACGGCGTTCAACAGCAACCACGCCCGTTACTACCCGGCAGTGGCGCTGGCAATGCTGCCGTATTTCGCCAACTACCTGATGACCCGCTTCAACCGTGGCGCCCCTGAGGTGGTCGAGGGCATTTCCAGTGCCATCGGCGCGTTGGGGCAGGGCGCCATGTTCAGCGCCATCCTGCTCGGTGCCATGTGCGTGGCGGTGATCGATCGCCAGTTCCGCCAGGCCACCGTCTTCGCGTTGGTGGCGGCCGGCATGGCCTTCGTTGGCCTGATGCACGCACCGAAACTGGCCTGGTACGCCGCGCCGGACTTCGTCCACGGCTATCTGCTGATGGCGCTGTTCTTCGCCTGGTATGCCTGGCGCGGCGTGGAGCCGGCCGCGCCCGAGCGAGTAAGCAGCGCCGACTGA